The following proteins are co-located in the Pararhizobium capsulatum DSM 1112 genome:
- the cysG gene encoding siroheme synthase CysG: MDVLQLPRSEAPARMEALAKLPVFWALEGKRCIVVGGSDAAAWKAELLASCGAHVEIFAETLSETFEILLARPPVHGSAMLMHRREECGKQNLAGATLAIGDFDDEAEAALFFEATREAGVPVNVIDKPAYCQFQFGSIVNRSPAIIAISTDGAAPILAQAIRRRIETLLPGSLKAWAALAQTIRERVHALLEPGAPRRAFWEKFADRAFNEGKPPQDLVVADLMKEAAGIAHAVDKGGSVTLVGAGPGDAELLTLKAVRALQAADVILFDDLVSDEVLELARREAKRMLVGKRGGRESCRQEDINDMMVKLAKAGKRVVRLKSGDPMIFGRAGEEIAHLQGEGIPVDVIPGITAASAMASRLGISLTHRDHAQSVRFTTGHSRHGDMPKDIDWRSMADSRTTNVFYMGGRTAPAIAKRMITEGVGAQTPAVIINNVSRPNEHRWTGTLENLAIGIREIGYDQPVLIAIGNALGALREQDDGDHVFPNMQQATVR, encoded by the coding sequence ATGGATGTCTTGCAACTGCCGCGGAGTGAAGCTCCCGCCCGCATGGAAGCCTTGGCAAAACTTCCCGTCTTCTGGGCGCTCGAAGGCAAGCGCTGCATCGTCGTCGGCGGCTCGGATGCCGCTGCATGGAAGGCGGAGCTGCTTGCATCCTGTGGTGCCCATGTCGAAATCTTCGCCGAAACGCTCAGCGAGACGTTCGAGATACTTCTTGCTCGACCACCAGTGCACGGCTCTGCCATGCTGATGCACCGGCGTGAAGAGTGTGGCAAGCAGAACCTTGCCGGCGCGACACTTGCGATTGGCGATTTTGACGACGAAGCAGAAGCAGCATTGTTCTTCGAAGCCACCCGGGAAGCCGGTGTGCCGGTCAACGTGATCGACAAGCCGGCCTACTGCCAGTTTCAGTTTGGCTCGATCGTCAACCGTTCGCCTGCGATCATCGCCATTTCCACGGACGGCGCCGCACCCATTCTCGCGCAGGCTATCCGACGCCGGATCGAAACGCTGCTGCCGGGAAGCCTCAAAGCTTGGGCGGCGCTGGCGCAGACCATTCGCGAACGCGTTCACGCCTTGCTGGAACCCGGGGCGCCGCGCCGTGCCTTCTGGGAGAAATTCGCCGACCGTGCCTTTAACGAGGGCAAGCCACCGCAAGATCTTGTTGTCGCCGATCTTATGAAGGAGGCTGCGGGCATAGCTCACGCGGTGGATAAGGGTGGCAGCGTGACGCTTGTCGGTGCAGGGCCGGGTGACGCGGAGTTGTTGACGCTGAAAGCCGTACGTGCCCTGCAGGCGGCCGATGTCATCCTGTTCGATGACCTTGTCTCAGACGAGGTTCTCGAACTGGCGCGTCGCGAGGCCAAGCGCATGCTGGTGGGCAAGCGCGGCGGTCGCGAGAGCTGTCGCCAGGAGGATATCAACGACATGATGGTCAAGCTTGCCAAGGCGGGCAAGCGGGTGGTGCGTCTTAAATCCGGAGATCCGATGATTTTCGGGCGCGCCGGCGAAGAAATTGCGCATCTTCAGGGCGAGGGCATTCCGGTTGACGTGATCCCCGGTATCACGGCCGCAAGCGCCATGGCATCCCGTCTTGGCATCTCGCTGACCCACCGCGACCACGCCCAGTCTGTCCGCTTCACCACCGGTCACTCCCGCCATGGCGATATGCCCAAGGATATCGACTGGCGATCGATGGCAGATTCTCGCACTACGAATGTATTCTACATGGGCGGCAGAACAGCGCCCGCCATTGCCAAACGAATGATCACTGAAGGCGTCGGTGCACAAACGCCGGCCGTCATCATCAACAATGTGAGCCGGCCAAACGAACATCGCTGGACGGGAACTCTGGAAAATCTCGCCATCGGTATCCGCGAGATTGGCTATGACCAACCGGTCCTGATCGCTATCGGCAACGCGCTCGGTGCGCTGCGGGAACAGGACGACGGCGATCATGTCTTCCCGAACATGCAGCAGGCCACGGTGAGATAG
- a CDS encoding IS1182 family transposase, with protein MMGCQTAPAQLFYDFCLDDHVPADHMLRGIDRHLELDSVRAHLKPFYSATGRPSIDPELMMRMLIIGYSMGIRSERRLCEEVHLNLAYRWFCRLGLDGKVPDHSSFSKNRHGRFRQSDILRHMFETVVERCLSQGLVGTEGFAVDASLIAADANKQRSVPGSEWEAKEDAGRSVQEYLAVLDDAAFGAASPVTPKFISSSDPAAQWTGAHKGHAFFAYATNYLIDTDHGVILDVEATRAIRQAEVGASRTMLGRTENRFGLRPDYLAADSAYGSADNLAWLVNEKEIAPHIPVFDKSKRTDGTFSRSDFTWEAEKEQYLCPAGKELKQFHRTYDPPRSGITAEGTRLYRASKKDCDQCELKPRCCPNMPMRKVPRDLNEDARDVARAIAKTPEYEQSRHRRKKVEMLFAHLKRILRMARLRLRGPCGARDEFLLAATAQNLRRLAKLRPQMPPCGAIAA; from the coding sequence ATGATGGGATGCCAGACAGCTCCAGCGCAGCTCTTCTACGACTTCTGCCTTGATGATCACGTTCCTGCCGACCACATGCTGCGCGGGATCGACCGCCATCTCGAACTCGACAGCGTACGAGCGCACTTGAAGCCTTTCTACAGCGCCACGGGTCGCCCCTCGATTGATCCCGAGCTTATGATGCGAATGCTGATCATCGGCTATTCCATGGGCATTCGCTCGGAGCGACGGCTTTGCGAAGAGGTCCACCTCAATCTCGCCTATCGCTGGTTCTGCCGCCTCGGTCTGGACGGCAAGGTCCCTGATCACTCAAGCTTCTCGAAGAACCGCCATGGCCGGTTCCGGCAAAGCGACATCCTGCGGCATATGTTCGAAACGGTAGTGGAGCGCTGCCTCTCTCAAGGGTTGGTTGGTACGGAAGGATTTGCAGTCGATGCCAGCTTGATCGCGGCGGATGCAAACAAGCAGCGCTCGGTACCAGGATCGGAATGGGAAGCCAAAGAAGATGCGGGACGCTCGGTACAGGAATATCTGGCTGTTCTCGATGATGCTGCTTTCGGCGCTGCCTCGCCGGTCACGCCGAAGTTCATCTCCTCGTCTGATCCGGCCGCCCAATGGACCGGTGCCCACAAAGGCCACGCCTTCTTCGCCTATGCGACCAACTATCTGATCGATACAGACCACGGCGTCATTCTGGATGTGGAGGCGACACGGGCGATCCGCCAGGCGGAGGTCGGTGCATCCCGCACAATGCTCGGCAGGACCGAGAACCGCTTCGGCTTGCGGCCCGATTACCTCGCGGCCGACAGTGCCTACGGTTCTGCCGACAACCTCGCCTGGTTGGTCAACGAGAAGGAGATCGCGCCGCACATTCCGGTCTTCGACAAGTCGAAGCGGACGGATGGCACCTTCTCGCGTTCCGACTTCACCTGGGAAGCCGAGAAGGAGCAATACCTTTGCCCTGCCGGAAAGGAGCTGAAACAATTCCACCGCACTTACGACCCACCCAGATCGGGGATCACGGCCGAGGGAACCCGGCTTTATCGTGCCAGCAAGAAGGACTGTGATCAGTGTGAACTGAAGCCTCGATGCTGCCCGAACATGCCTATGCGCAAAGTACCGCGCGATCTCAACGAGGATGCACGCGATGTCGCCCGAGCGATTGCCAAGACACCGGAGTATGAGCAGTCACGGCATCGTCGAAAGAAGGTCGAAATGCTCTTCGCTCACCTCAAGCGCATACTACGGATGGCACGTTTAAGGCTTCGAGGGCCGTGTGGTGCGAGAGACGAATTCCTGCTTGCCGCAACCGCACAGAACCTGAGGAGGCTGGCCAAACTCAGGCCTCAGATGCCGCCATGCGGTGCCATCGCCGCTTGA
- a CDS encoding MarC family protein, producing the protein MYAAVNTFALVLASIFPVVNPPGSALVFLGLTSGATPEMRATLARRIALNSLILLVCSFLLGALILQFYGISVPILRVAGGIIVAVSGWKLLNEGSDKELDATGDVSRGNLLDQAFYPLTLPLTTGPGSIAIVISIGLSEATITSPGERIVFVLASLLAITVLSLAILFCFTYADRIQKLLGRGGTDIAVRLSAFILFCLGLQILWSGANDLLTSVLSASVRPSVP; encoded by the coding sequence ATGTACGCAGCAGTAAACACCTTCGCACTGGTGCTTGCGTCGATCTTTCCGGTTGTCAATCCACCCGGCTCCGCGCTCGTCTTCCTCGGCTTGACAAGCGGCGCAACCCCTGAGATGCGCGCCACTCTGGCACGGCGGATTGCCTTGAATTCGCTGATCCTGCTTGTATGTTCGTTTCTGCTGGGCGCGCTCATTTTACAATTTTACGGAATTTCCGTACCAATCCTTCGCGTCGCCGGCGGGATCATCGTCGCTGTATCCGGGTGGAAACTTCTCAACGAAGGAAGCGACAAGGAATTGGACGCAACAGGCGATGTGTCTCGGGGCAATTTGCTCGATCAGGCCTTCTATCCTCTGACGTTGCCCCTGACGACGGGGCCGGGATCGATTGCAATTGTTATCAGTATCGGACTTTCCGAGGCGACAATCACGAGCCCTGGGGAGAGGATCGTATTCGTCCTGGCAAGCCTGCTTGCTATCACAGTCCTCTCCCTAGCTATCCTGTTTTGCTTTACCTATGCGGATCGTATCCAGAAGCTTCTTGGCCGAGGAGGAACCGACATTGCCGTGCGACTGTCCGCATTCATTCTATTTTGCTTGGGACTGCAGATACTCTGGTCGGGCGCAAATGACTTATTGACATCCGTCCTCTCTGCATCTGTCAGACCATCGGTTCCGTGA
- a CDS encoding adenylate/guanylate cyclase domain-containing protein, with protein MAAKLFTTLVLLGAIAVLITGVLGYFHARDALEKAIFDQLTAARQTKTRQVEDYFRTIDAELRLLANSKMVVDATREFRIAADKLDRDGTSPELRDKVGAWYADDFLPAIARVQGNEPALADYLPVDAASYYLQYHYIVANPNPKERRKLIDDPGDGSDYSKLHAIYHPLMRAAAATVGFFDLMMADPKSGRLIYTVEKEVDFATSLQVGPYRSTSVAAAVARCAVPLDRSTVCLEDFAPYAPSRGAPTAFMAAPVVDRGVTIGVLIAQLSNEEIDNVVTGGRRWRQEGFGETGEAYLVGPDHLVRSGPRAFYENRENYFAELKAVGAPEEEIAAIRSYGTPVLHQRVDTKATQAALAGVEGMGEIVGYRGVPTLASWGPLAIPGVNWALVAKIDSAEAFAPIYQLRRDLLVVGGLVLLVMAATAAWLSRALLGPLRELTAGVKRFAAGDYGTSVPVRSQDEIGQLCSAFNGMVEDLHQKNVVIENKNRENELLLLNVLPAPIANRLRGGEEGIADGFAEVTVAFADLVGFTALTSDMPPGEVVTLLNKLFTRFDAAALDLGIEKIKTVGDAYMAVCGLPEPVANHAERMVRMAIRMVHIAREHGIEHNTSMKLRVGVNTGPVVAGVIGTSKYIYDLWGDTVNLASRMESGGIPDTIQVTRPVYEKLKDQFAFEPRGAIEVKGKGKVEAWLLRL; from the coding sequence TTGGCCGCCAAGCTATTTACCACCCTCGTCCTGTTGGGCGCGATTGCAGTGCTGATTACCGGGGTACTTGGTTATTTCCACGCCCGCGACGCCCTCGAAAAGGCGATTTTCGACCAGCTCACGGCCGCCCGGCAGACCAAAACACGCCAGGTCGAAGACTACTTCCGCACGATCGATGCCGAATTGCGTCTTCTCGCAAACTCCAAGATGGTGGTCGATGCCACGCGCGAGTTCCGCATCGCGGCGGACAAACTTGATCGAGACGGCACGTCACCCGAATTACGCGACAAGGTCGGCGCTTGGTATGCCGACGATTTTTTGCCCGCAATTGCGCGTGTTCAGGGCAACGAACCTGCTTTGGCTGATTATCTGCCAGTCGATGCCGCGTCCTATTATTTGCAATATCACTATATTGTCGCCAATCCCAATCCCAAGGAACGACGCAAGCTCATCGACGATCCCGGCGACGGAAGCGACTACAGCAAACTGCATGCCATCTATCACCCGTTGATGCGCGCCGCAGCCGCGACGGTCGGGTTTTTTGATCTGATGATGGCCGACCCCAAATCGGGTCGCCTGATCTATACGGTCGAAAAGGAGGTGGATTTCGCTACGTCCCTGCAAGTGGGCCCGTACCGCAGCACCAGCGTCGCCGCCGCCGTCGCCCGTTGCGCCGTGCCCCTCGACCGATCGACCGTCTGCCTGGAGGATTTTGCCCCCTATGCGCCATCGCGGGGCGCGCCAACTGCCTTTATGGCAGCGCCGGTCGTCGACCGAGGCGTCACCATCGGCGTGCTGATCGCGCAATTGTCAAACGAGGAGATCGACAACGTCGTCACCGGCGGCCGCCGCTGGCGACAGGAAGGATTTGGCGAGACGGGGGAGGCTTATCTCGTCGGGCCTGACCATCTGGTACGCTCCGGTCCGCGGGCGTTCTATGAAAATCGTGAGAACTATTTCGCCGAACTCAAAGCCGTCGGCGCACCGGAGGAGGAGATCGCCGCGATCCGGAGTTACGGGACGCCGGTTCTGCATCAGCGCGTCGATACCAAGGCCACCCAGGCGGCGCTCGCCGGCGTCGAGGGCATGGGTGAGATTGTCGGCTACCGTGGCGTCCCGACATTGGCGTCGTGGGGACCGCTCGCCATTCCTGGCGTCAATTGGGCTCTGGTCGCCAAGATCGATAGCGCTGAGGCTTTCGCGCCAATCTACCAGCTGCGCCGGGATCTGCTGGTCGTCGGGGGATTGGTGCTCCTGGTGATGGCAGCCACCGCCGCGTGGCTTTCGCGCGCGCTTCTTGGACCGTTGCGCGAACTCACTGCCGGCGTGAAACGTTTCGCTGCCGGCGACTATGGAACCAGCGTGCCGGTCCGCTCGCAAGACGAGATCGGCCAGCTCTGTTCAGCCTTCAATGGCATGGTCGAGGATCTGCACCAGAAGAATGTCGTAATCGAGAACAAGAATCGTGAGAACGAACTGCTGCTCCTCAATGTTCTGCCGGCGCCGATCGCCAATCGACTACGGGGCGGCGAGGAGGGGATTGCCGATGGCTTCGCGGAGGTCACGGTGGCCTTCGCTGACCTCGTCGGCTTCACGGCGCTGACGTCGGATATGCCACCGGGCGAGGTGGTGACCTTGCTCAACAAGCTCTTCACGCGTTTCGATGCCGCCGCCCTCGATCTTGGCATCGAGAAGATCAAGACGGTGGGCGATGCCTATATGGCGGTCTGCGGCCTGCCCGAGCCAGTCGCCAACCATGCCGAGCGCATGGTGCGCATGGCCATTCGCATGGTCCATATTGCCCGCGAGCACGGCATCGAACACAACACGTCGATGAAGCTGAGGGTCGGCGTCAACACCGGCCCTGTTGTGGCCGGTGTCATCGGGACCAGCAAGTATATCTACGACTTGTGGGGCGACACGGTGAACCTCGCGAGCCGGATGGAATCCGGAGGAATTCCTGACACTATTCAGGTGACGCGCCCGGTCTACGAAAAGCTTAAGGATCAGTTTGCCTTCGAGCCGCGCGGCGCTATCGAAGTCAAGGGCAAGGGGAAGGTAGAGGCCTGGCTGCTGAGGCTGTAG
- a CDS encoding nitrate reductase, with translation MAPETKTTCPYCGVGCGVIARVDEDGKVSVKGDPDHPANFGRVCSKGSALAETLDLDGRLLEPEIRGKAAAWGEALDLVAERFSAAIAEHGPDSVAFYVSGQLLTEDYYVANKLMKGYIGSANIDTNSRLCMSSSVAGHRRAFGSDTVPGCYEDLELADLVILTGSNLAWCHPVIYQRLAAAKAARPGLKVVVIDPRRTMTADIADLHLAIRPDGDIALFNGLLAHLAKTSAIDENYLAAHTNGFSEAFAVASAMRFPELMERTGLGAREIRQFFSLFERTEKVVTCYSQGVNQSSSGTDKVNAIINCHLATGRIGRQGMGPFSLTGQPNAMGGREVGGLSNMLAAHMSIEDPADRDRLQRFWQSPEMADRAGLKAVDMFRAVADGRIRALWIMATNPVVSMPDADAVEAAIAACPFVVVSDVLKLTDTTRHAHVLLPSLGWGEKDGTVTNSERRISRQRPFLTAPGEARADWWQLCEVARRMGFDGFDHASPSEIFAEHAALSAFENGGSRDFDIGAYVGLGDPAYQVMKPFQWPQPKGDDGRVTRFFARGGYYHPDGRARFIAVQAPETDRTTAEFPFTLNTGRIRDQWHTMTRTGKSARLSAHIAEPFAELHPRDAQMIGVGGADLIEIESPRGKAVLRALISERQTRDSIFAPMHWNDQFSARARIDAVVPPLTDPVSGQPASKNVAVSARPFAAAFYGFAISVAKPFNLQADYWALAKADGGWRIELAFSQAVTDWPQWCRVAFGLGEGAEPLGYADQQTGDLRLAFFSGDKLLAALFLAREPVAVARSWAVSQLAAEHGNLRKRFTLVAGRPGVGGADPGATVCSCFGVGVNQIVGAVRGGCHSVEAVGKELNAGTNCGSCRAEIRGIIDGCLATAAE, from the coding sequence ATGGCGCCTGAAACGAAAACCACCTGTCCCTATTGCGGTGTCGGCTGCGGGGTGATCGCCCGCGTGGACGAGGATGGCAAGGTTTCTGTCAAGGGTGATCCCGATCACCCCGCCAATTTCGGCCGCGTTTGCTCCAAGGGATCGGCGCTGGCCGAGACCCTAGATCTCGACGGACGCCTGCTTGAGCCGGAAATTCGCGGCAAGGCCGCTGCGTGGGGCGAAGCTCTCGATCTGGTGGCCGAGCGCTTCTCCGCCGCGATTGCCGAACATGGGCCGGATTCGGTCGCCTTCTACGTTTCCGGCCAGCTTCTGACAGAGGACTACTACGTCGCCAACAAGCTGATGAAGGGCTACATCGGTTCGGCCAATATCGACACGAATTCAAGGCTTTGCATGTCCTCTTCGGTCGCCGGCCACCGGCGGGCCTTCGGTTCGGATACGGTGCCGGGCTGCTACGAGGACCTGGAACTCGCCGATCTGGTGATCCTTACGGGCTCGAACCTCGCCTGGTGCCACCCCGTCATCTACCAGCGGCTCGCGGCCGCCAAGGCGGCACGACCGGGCTTGAAGGTAGTGGTGATCGATCCGCGCCGAACCATGACCGCCGATATTGCCGACCTGCATCTGGCGATCCGCCCCGATGGCGATATCGCGCTGTTCAACGGCCTGCTCGCCCACCTCGCCAAGACAAGTGCCATTGACGAAAACTATCTTGCCGCCCACACCAACGGCTTTTCCGAGGCCTTTGCGGTCGCAAGCGCCATGCGCTTTCCCGAATTGATGGAACGCACAGGGCTTGGCGCCAGAGAAATTCGCCAGTTCTTCAGCCTGTTCGAGCGCACCGAAAAGGTCGTCACCTGCTACAGCCAGGGCGTCAACCAGTCGTCGTCCGGCACCGACAAGGTCAATGCCATCATCAACTGTCACCTGGCAACGGGCCGTATCGGCCGGCAGGGCATGGGGCCGTTTTCATTGACAGGCCAGCCGAACGCCATGGGTGGCCGCGAGGTCGGCGGCCTCTCCAATATGCTGGCGGCTCATATGTCGATCGAAGACCCCGCCGACCGGGACCGTCTGCAACGTTTCTGGCAATCGCCGGAAATGGCGGATCGTGCAGGCCTCAAGGCCGTCGATATGTTCCGCGCCGTTGCCGACGGCCGCATCAGGGCACTCTGGATCATGGCGACCAATCCGGTCGTATCGATGCCGGATGCAGATGCCGTGGAAGCGGCGATAGCAGCATGTCCCTTCGTCGTCGTGTCCGACGTGTTGAAACTAACGGATACGACGCGCCATGCCCATGTTCTGCTACCTTCCCTGGGCTGGGGTGAAAAGGATGGGACTGTTACCAACTCCGAGCGCCGCATCTCTCGCCAACGCCCATTCCTGACTGCACCGGGCGAGGCTCGTGCGGATTGGTGGCAACTCTGCGAGGTTGCCCGTCGCATGGGGTTCGATGGTTTCGATCATGCCTCCCCGTCGGAAATCTTCGCTGAGCATGCCGCTCTTTCCGCTTTCGAAAACGGTGGCAGTCGCGATTTCGACATTGGCGCCTATGTCGGGCTCGGCGATCCCGCCTATCAGGTCATGAAACCGTTTCAGTGGCCACAGCCAAAAGGCGATGATGGCAGGGTGACACGGTTCTTTGCGCGCGGCGGTTACTACCACCCCGATGGCCGGGCGCGCTTCATTGCCGTTCAAGCGCCGGAAACAGATCGCACGACCGCCGAATTCCCCTTCACGCTGAATACGGGTCGCATCCGTGACCAGTGGCACACTATGACCAGAACCGGAAAGAGCGCGCGGCTCTCGGCACATATTGCCGAGCCATTTGCCGAACTTCATCCGCGCGACGCCCAAATGATCGGCGTTGGCGGTGCCGACCTGATTGAAATTGAAAGCCCGCGTGGCAAAGCGGTTCTGCGGGCGCTCATCAGCGAACGCCAGACCCGCGATAGCATCTTCGCGCCGATGCACTGGAATGATCAGTTTTCCGCCAGGGCCCGGATCGACGCGGTTGTTCCACCTCTGACCGATCCGGTTTCGGGGCAGCCTGCCTCTAAGAATGTCGCCGTTTCTGCCCGTCCTTTCGCCGCCGCCTTCTATGGTTTCGCCATCTCCGTCGCAAAGCCTTTCAATCTCCAGGCGGATTACTGGGCCTTGGCCAAGGCGGATGGCGGATGGCGTATCGAGTTGGCTTTTAGCCAGGCGGTCACGGATTGGCCGCAGTGGTGCCGTGTCGCTTTCGGGCTTGGCGAGGGAGCAGAGCCATTGGGCTATGCCGACCAGCAGACAGGCGACCTGCGGCTCGCTTTTTTCAGCGGCGACAAGCTCCTGGCCGCCCTGTTTCTTGCGCGGGAGCCGGTGGCTGTCGCGCGCAGCTGGGCGGTTTCACAGCTTGCTGCCGAGCACGGCAATCTGCGCAAGCGTTTCACGCTTGTTGCGGGCCGGCCCGGCGTGGGCGGGGCAGACCCGGGCGCTACCGTGTGCTCGTGCTTCGGTGTCGGCGTCAATCAGATCGTCGGGGCTGTCCGCGGCGGCTGTCACAGCGTCGAGGCTGTCGGCAAGGAGTTGAATGCCGGAACCAATTGCGGCTCCTGCCGCGCTGAGATCAGGGGGATCATCGATGGATGTCTTGCAACTGCCGCGGAGTGA
- the nirD gene encoding nitrite reductase small subunit NirD → MNWYAIGNIDDIPLRGARCVKTPQGKIGVFRTGENEVFAIEDHCPHKGGPLTQGIVHGKAVTCPLHNWVISLETGNALGADEGVVRTIPVRNEDGELSIALESLMMAAE, encoded by the coding sequence ATGAACTGGTATGCCATCGGCAACATCGACGACATTCCGCTCCGGGGCGCGCGTTGTGTCAAGACACCCCAAGGCAAGATCGGTGTCTTCCGCACAGGCGAAAACGAGGTTTTCGCCATCGAGGATCATTGCCCGCACAAGGGCGGACCGCTGACGCAAGGCATCGTTCACGGCAAGGCCGTGACGTGTCCGCTGCACAACTGGGTGATTTCGCTGGAGACCGGCAACGCACTGGGCGCGGATGAAGGGGTGGTTCGAACCATTCCCGTGCGCAACGAAGACGGCGAACTCTCGATCGCGCTGGAAAGCCTGATGATGGCGGCGGAGTAG